TAACGTTGTACGAGCTACAACTTGTATCACCAGGTACCTTACACGAAGGAGCTTGGCGTTGTCCTCTACTCCGAAAACGGTGTCTAGATCTATATAACCTCGCACCCATACCTGCTCGCCCGAGAACCCTACTAGCGTTCCTGTATAGGGCATCAAATCCTTATCGGTTAAACCCAGCTTATCAAACGCATCCCCGTAGATGATATCGGCGGAGCtaccttgatccaaaagtacccGGCGAACATTAAAGCTGTTGATCCGAACCATAACGACCACCGGATCATCTTTATGCATTTTGACTCCCTCAAAATCCGCTGATGAGATTACTATATCCGGACGCTGGAAACCAAAAGGAGCTTGGTATTGTTGCACCGAGGTTACTGCCCTGACATGTCTTCTTCTCGCTGATGTTGTATCTCCTCCTCCGCCGAAACCACCTGCAATTGTATTAATTGTGCCCACCGGTGGGTCGAGATCTTTATTAAATGTTTCTTCTGCGTTCTTTTTCTTGGTAGCCAGTGTTTCCTTTTTTCTGCACTCGGCGTGCGGCGGCGATCCTCCCGTCGGTGATCATCCTGCTGGCGAGAGTTCCTATACCTATTTACCTGTTGTCGCTCGCCATTCCAACGCTCATTGCGGTCATTTAGCTGCGCTCGCCCTGCTCTGATGAGCTTTTCTATCTCATTCTTTAAAGTAAAACAATCCCATGTATCATGTCCTGCTGGCCGAcgatactcacaccacttagTCTCATCTGATTTTGGTCGCGGCTGGTATGCTTCCCTTTCGCCCTCTTCAACGGCATGGGTCGCCTTGACCTCACGGAGCAACTCTGTTAGATGATCACTCAGACTCTTTCCCGACTCTCCACGCCGGCGAGAGTCAGCCTGGTTCCAGGGTCGGCGACGCTCAGCATTGTCCCTCCTAGGATACAAAGGGTCTCTCGTTGTCTTCTCCGCTGCCCGGACTTTCCTGTCTCGCCTCTTACTCCCTTCAACCTTGTCATTGCTTGCTTTATCCTCTGGCGACGCGTCCCCCTGATCACCATCCTTTTCCACCTTCGCCCTTCGTCGCTTGAAAGCGCCATCCTCCTCATCAAGGATGTACGTGTTCGCCCGCGCGCGTACCTCTGCCATCGATTTGGCCGGCTTACAACTCAGTTTGTTGTTTAGCTTTCCAGGTTGTAGACCATTTTTGAAGGCCCGGGCACAGGCATTCGGCTCCGATTCCTCAATCTTTACCGACGTAGCACTGAATCGTTTCACGTATTGTTTCAGAGTTTCCCCTGCAGATTGTCGCACGTCGTACAAGTCCTCGATCGTCACTTGCTTAGTCTTGCTCGTTGAGAACCAGACGAGGAATTTGGACGAAAAATCTCGGAAGTTGGTGATGGATCCTCGCGGaagagttgtgaaccacgccattgcTGTTCCTTTGAAAGTTGCTGGAAACATTCTGCACTTGACTGCGTCGGAAGCGGCGCTAATCACCATCTTTGTATTGAAATACAGTAGGTGTTCCTTTGGATCTGCTTTTCCACTGTATGTTTCAAGGACTATATTcttcatattatctggaatgGCCACCTCCCTTACCGCTGCTGAAAATGGCTCAAATTCAGCCACAGCCTCTGCTTCGCGCTCTCCTTCGTCCTGCTGCTCGTAACGATAATACTCTAGCTGCTCCTAAAGATAGTCGTGTTGTTGCCTTATCTCGTCGATGTTGTTGATCAAGCGTCTCCAATCTTGGCCAGAGATCGGAGCTTGAGGTGCCTGCGTCTCTCCTCCTGAGTCCACAGGCGACTGTTCTGGCGACCTTCTTTGTTCCGGGGACGTTGGCGGTGAAGGCAGCGGAGGTGTTGGAGACGGAGGAGGCGGAGCTGGAGGAGTTACTGGAGTTGCTTCCTCGCGGTGCCGTCTAGCGGCGCGGACGGCCCCGAACGCGACGCGATGGCGAAGTGCGCCGCCGCACGGGGTCTTCTTCCCGTCGTCTGCGACGTGTTTCCATCGGCACCTACGAACGTTTACCAAAAACCCAAGAACTAACGAAATGTCTcacagaaaaccagagaatttcTCCTTcaaatcacgatccacgtagtccgggaatcaaaattTACTAATCCCCACaaacggcgccaatgttccggtcaagaacatagaatcaaggcatggtgcctagagtgtgtggagtgtgatcggaaatcttagagagatgaactcctaactgtttagagagagtaaatataactgaatttcaatgttgttattgccaaatgagctaagagtcccttacaattggtacctccccctatttataggggcTGAGTTGGGCCTTCGCGCCTTTAGTCAGTCCTAAGGGGCCAGTTGGGCCACAGGGTGTGAGGCCCAAAAGACCTGGGTATATCTCGTGCTTAAGTGTAAGCATCTTgagcgagggaccctgggggcTCACCCAGTCCAAAAGAAAATTAACAAACAATAACAAAGAAGAAgcaaaaacaaagaagaagcagTAGCAAATCGGGAAGGaagaatgaaatgaaaaaaaaataaaacaaacaggACAAGGAGAGAACAAGATGGACTGATGGAGAGAAGCTTGCCCACGAACAGAGTAGGAGACGCGAGAGGCGGCGCGCGGCGGCGGCGCGCGAGACGGCGGCGGAGGCGGCGGCGCGCATGCTGAGTGGAAGAACACGTGAGAGAGGTCAGAGGAGAAGGAACCTAGGTCAGAGGAGAAGGAACGCGTAGTGGAAGAGGAACGCGATCCAGGTTGAAAATAGGTTTAGTTTTAgggatttttaataaatttgggattttttaacttgaaaaaaaaaacccttgaCTCAGTGACTCGGTCATGACTCGCGAGTCGACCGAGTCTGACCGAGTCTGGCCAGAAAACGAGTCTGGCAGCGAGTGGACTCGTTTTTCCTATGTATCTAACAACCTTGGATGGTACAACTAATGAGGGAAAATGAGGAAAACAAGTGGCGTAGGAAGGGTTAAGGAGAGAGGGAGCAGTGAAGGTGGTGAATTTGGTGGTTGAGGCGGTGAGTCTGATCATAAAATGGTAGTGTTGGAGTTGGAGGGTGGGAGAGATAGGGGTGCGGGGAAGTGTGAAAAAAAactaactttaaaaaaaaagacacaTGTATGCCTACGTGTAAGTATTTACCCCGTGAAAATTTTAAGAAAATGTCACCTttacactatgtttggtagagtagagagagatagagaagagagagtagataagagagagattgagtagagagaaataggtgagaaatagagtgaatttaagaggttgtttggtatgatagagataaagggagagatgaaaaataatgaggtggaagagagagaaaatattaacttttgattaaaataatttttttttgaaaaaaatgaacaaacggtttaaaaccgccactaagtagccaaaagtagaaaaaataataaaaaaaaaaacgcagCCCCTTGTTACTGTTCCATTTCTCTCCAAATTGGAGAGACCCCAAAAAGGGGTGGGACCCACCTCTGCAACCCCCTCcccctcctcctctcttccacCAAACAAGTTAACTTCCCCCATCtctctcctatctctctcttgcatctctttcttctatctctcatagagcatctccaatgcatggttgttagttgggttgcttaaacactATTCTGGTGGGCCCAAACTTACACgtaggatttaagcaaccctAGCAAAATTCGCTCCAACCACagttgcttattttacttttggttaggTCCCACTAtacctcatatatttatattatttgaaGGTCATGACACTATTCAAgtacatgaatgaaagagaaaatataattttttagctaaaaagtaaggagagagaaaataagcaatcgttgcttaaataagcaactgttgcttaaatttaagcaactaAACTGCCACGTCATGTTGCTCCAATGGTGTTTCAAAATAAGCAATGTTGCTTAAGTGTCCAACTGGATTTAAGCAAcccccattggagatgctcttataacAAACAAAGTGTTAGTGCTTACATGGACTTTTTGTTTGCTTTAGAAGGAAAACCTAGCCTAATGACAAAgacctaaaataaaattcaaaattttggaGGTAATGAAAATGGAAGGAAAAGTTACAATAGTCAAATTAGAAAAtgaggtatatttttttttggtacatagaaAATGAGGTATATTGAATAAACTTATTTAAGCTTTGATATTTTACTACATACGAATAATAAATCTTTTGATATGGATAGGTCTTGTGTTTGATTGGTGAATGTAAATGCCTCACTATGAGAGGTAATCTCACCATGATGTGAATCGATGTTACTCTCTTGAGCAGGATGCCTCATGTGAAGGGTACATGACTACATGAGGTCCATTAGGGTGGTTTGTGCGTTGTTTTTCTTAGGaggttttgatttttgattttttttccccTTGGTTGACCTTTAGATCTAAATTTGAATAGTCGTGATTAAAAGTTAGTTAATAGTCACATGATCatttaaaaatatcatttatGAGATTTAATATTTTAACCATGATCATTCAATATTTGATCGAACaatcatgattttttttgaaagttaaatagatagatatataaatatatgaaatgttGAGAAATAACCCCTTTCAACGTGGGTAAAATCACCTAACAAAATACTCAGCTCCAAAGCCTACTAAAGAACCATTAAAAACCCTcccaaacaacctctaaaaaCCTCCCAAAGAACCATTATTAAAATTCCCAAAGAACCTCTAAAAatcatgatttatttttatcacTTACATATAAGGACATTTTTATCATAAGATtcatctttatatatatatatatatatatatatatatatataattttcttttttttttgacgggcatatataattttcataaatgatgaattggtcagatttcaaataaataattcTTGTTTTAATTGATGATTAATTAGTCAAGCTTGAAGAGGACCATCATATGCGACCAAGTCGAAGGAGAATATATACAATCATTGTTTTAAAATATTGGGAGCAAAGACATGGTAAACAGTAATTAACAACAGGGAAAAGACTCAGAAAATTGAGGTACAGGCATCCAAGTGCATGCATATTCTCCGACAAGGCTCACTATGAGGAGCAAAAAAAATAAGGTCAAGCTCTACGAATTATTGGAATATCCCGTTCAGTGGCATCTTGGAATACTATGAAGACTTTGTCTGTCCGTGGATCGCCACCACCGAATTTCCATGTGCATTTTGCTTAATTAAATTGACTTATCCTCCCCTTAAAATTTGATTACTCCTCTACCTCTCAACTCGCCTATATTTTCCTACTTTACCAACTTTTATGATTTCTGATTTTGTGTGGTTTGCTATGAGATTTGGAAACGT
This portion of the Lotus japonicus ecotype B-129 chromosome 3, LjGifu_v1.2 genome encodes:
- the LOC130744043 gene encoding uncharacterized protein LOC130744043, whose product is MVISAASDAVKCRMFPATFKGTAMAWFTTLPRGSITNFRDFSSKFLVWFSTSKTKQVTIEDLYDVRQSAGETLKQYVKRFSATSVKIEESEPNACARAFKNGLQPGKLNNKLSCKPAKSMAEVRARANTYILDEEDGAFKRRRAKVEKDGDQGDASPEDKASNDKVEGSKRRDRKVRAAEKTTRDPLYPRRDNAERRRPWNQADSRRRGESGKSLSDHLTELLREVKATHAVEEGEREAYQPRPKSDETKWCEYRRPAGHDTWDCFTLKNEIEKLIRAGRAQLNDRNERWNGERQQVNRYRNSRQQDDHRREDRRRTPSAEKRKHWLPRKRTQKKHLIKISTHRWAQLIQLQVVSAEEEIQHQREEDMSGQ